The following are encoded in a window of Natrononativus amylolyticus genomic DNA:
- a CDS encoding HalOD1 output domain-containing protein, whose amino-acid sequence MGAVCQYSTEKYQTPTTAVVSALTEVRDGDSEDLTPLNDSIDPDALNTLFTRTSHGARIVFEHEGCRIEVRSDGLVTVTPSEEE is encoded by the coding sequence ATGGGAGCAGTATGCCAATACTCTACTGAGAAGTATCAGACACCAACTACGGCCGTGGTATCGGCTCTTACAGAGGTTAGAGATGGTGACTCTGAGGATTTGACTCCGTTGAATGACTCTATCGATCCTGATGCGCTTAATACGCTTTTCACTCGCACATCTCACGGAGCAAGGATCGTATTTGAGCATGAGGGATGCCGAATAGAGGTTCGATCGGATGGACTTGTAACTGTTACTCCCTCAGAGGAAGAGTGA
- a CDS encoding HalOD1 output domain-containing protein has protein sequence MNDSHDKTSPTETLDGGNRPVADAQAHYDHDDPQDLTTTIIFAVADAEGVEPPDIKTPPLYDSVDTVAVEEALFGPAARRENHTGDESLTFSYRGHEITVRSDGWVFVGAEADH, from the coding sequence ATGAATGACAGCCACGATAAGACTTCTCCCACAGAGACACTCGATGGAGGGAACCGGCCAGTTGCAGACGCACAGGCACACTACGACCACGACGACCCACAGGATTTAACGACGACGATCATTTTTGCCGTTGCCGACGCTGAAGGGGTTGAGCCCCCAGACATCAAAACCCCACCATTATACGACTCCGTGGATACCGTTGCGGTCGAAGAGGCGCTGTTCGGCCCGGCAGCCAGGCGTGAAAACCACACCGGGGATGAGTCACTGACGTTTTCGTACCGTGGCCACGAGATTACAGTCAGAAGCGACGGCTGGGTATTCGTCGGTGCAGAAGCTGACCACTAA
- a CDS encoding DUF7344 domain-containing protein: MAWRAKYSSMNGTGGEDTDSTTHADGKQQGPPQVPDTLLQMDTEFAVLAHPRRRYLLYTLSEKPQWSLRELATKVAAWELDIPEETVTADERNQVYVSLLHAHVPKLVDYGVVGFNRESETITKGQHAGGILTMLAGLGGSADSTQQSHAEREYHE; this comes from the coding sequence ATGGCTTGGAGGGCAAAATACTCAAGTATGAATGGCACCGGCGGAGAAGATACTGACAGCACCACACACGCTGACGGCAAGCAACAAGGCCCACCGCAGGTGCCTGACACGCTTCTTCAGATGGACACCGAGTTCGCTGTCCTTGCACATCCACGGCGGCGGTATCTTCTCTATACGCTCAGCGAGAAGCCCCAGTGGTCACTGCGCGAACTCGCCACGAAGGTCGCCGCGTGGGAGTTAGATATTCCAGAAGAGACGGTGACAGCTGACGAACGGAATCAGGTCTACGTCTCGCTCCTGCATGCGCACGTTCCAAAACTGGTTGACTACGGCGTTGTCGGCTTCAATCGTGAGAGCGAGACCATTACGAAGGGGCAACACGCTGGCGGAATTTTAACGATGCTGGCAGGGTTAGGAGGGAGTGCTGATAGCACCCAGCAGTCGCACGCAGAGAGGGAGTATCATGAATGA
- a CDS encoding helix-turn-helix domain-containing protein, with product MPRIRLKVKIGADDDNWLAGVSTDFSDAEFKILASQPTDDGVLEVVEVTTPDGDAIVRRFDDAPEVRSYEVLHSDEGMVLIQFVFPMPSSYEARRATGNLPRFPLTIQDGWLSGELLGSQEQLSEFTTGLAVADLPFEIISVTQSYDASGLLTERQREFITEAVERGYYDSPRGCTLVELADTFGINQSAASGVLHRGEGRIIKEFIS from the coding sequence ATGCCTCGGATACGCCTGAAGGTCAAGATTGGGGCAGACGACGACAATTGGCTAGCTGGTGTCTCGACCGACTTCTCGGATGCCGAGTTCAAGATCCTGGCGAGCCAGCCCACAGACGATGGCGTACTCGAAGTGGTCGAAGTAACGACACCGGACGGGGACGCCATCGTTCGCCGGTTCGACGACGCACCGGAAGTGCGCTCGTACGAAGTGCTCCATTCCGACGAGGGGATGGTACTGATCCAGTTCGTGTTTCCGATGCCGTCATCGTACGAGGCGAGGCGTGCGACGGGGAACCTTCCGCGATTTCCTCTCACCATCCAAGACGGGTGGTTATCAGGTGAACTACTCGGCTCACAGGAGCAGTTGTCGGAGTTCACCACCGGGTTAGCAGTGGCTGATCTCCCGTTCGAGATCATATCGGTTACCCAATCATACGATGCGAGCGGACTCCTCACCGAGCGCCAACGGGAGTTCATTACTGAAGCGGTCGAACGCGGCTATTACGACAGTCCTCGTGGCTGTACGCTCGTCGAGCTTGCAGACACATTCGGGATCAATCAATCGGCGGCCAGTGGCGTTCTGCATCGAGGTGAAGGCCGGATTATCAAAGAGTTCATCTCATAG
- a CDS encoding DoxX family protein, whose amino-acid sequence MSTIETAIPVVQGLLGLIMVGAGSVKIIGVDIAKRDFERYGYPEWFRFVTGGIETIGGVGLLVGLVFAPILAVLGGMLIIATMIGAILTHLFRVDDPLWRSVGPAVYLIAGLAVTSFMLLSSSP is encoded by the coding sequence ATGAGCACAATTGAAACGGCGATCCCCGTCGTGCAGGGACTGCTCGGACTCATCATGGTGGGTGCGGGCAGCGTGAAGATCATCGGCGTTGACATCGCGAAAAGGGATTTCGAGCGGTACGGCTATCCAGAGTGGTTCCGATTCGTTACCGGTGGCATCGAAACTATTGGAGGGGTCGGGTTGCTCGTCGGTCTCGTGTTCGCGCCGATTCTCGCTGTTCTCGGCGGAATGCTAATCATCGCCACGATGATCGGGGCCATCCTGACGCATCTCTTCCGGGTTGACGATCCACTCTGGAGATCAGTTGGGCCAGCGGTCTACCTCATCGCCGGACTCGCCGTCACGAGTTTCATGCTCCTCTCGTCCTCTCCGTGA
- a CDS encoding DUF7344 domain-containing protein: MGVNNTQGFLNVQYDSASWLVTAVGLVLGIVGVAYLVTHPEPLVVWAIELVLVSGPAAAIVYGGYWIAAHQVPRGDGWNIAKWCLAGTVVAAVLLLGYVSAERIGGATVLNSELLVLLGALGGGTVSLFAAISNERRHLDVALDTEGNELVDAGAAPFSADAQAFAELAAETRSWYVIRALELAEGPLGVESLAAQIATLEETDAQQVQIELVHSRLPKLAADGLVHYDPDVDVVRSGDRVPVVIQASDELAIAGDNVTPLDQ, translated from the coding sequence ATGGGAGTCAATAACACACAAGGTTTCCTTAATGTCCAGTATGATTCAGCATCATGGCTTGTCACAGCTGTTGGTCTGGTGTTAGGCATCGTCGGCGTCGCGTATCTCGTTACCCATCCGGAACCGCTGGTCGTCTGGGCCATTGAACTCGTGCTCGTCAGCGGCCCGGCTGCAGCAATCGTCTACGGCGGCTACTGGATCGCGGCGCATCAGGTGCCTCGCGGAGACGGCTGGAACATTGCGAAGTGGTGCCTCGCCGGGACTGTCGTCGCCGCGGTGCTCCTTCTCGGATACGTGAGCGCCGAACGGATCGGCGGTGCGACCGTCCTCAACTCCGAACTGCTCGTCCTGCTGGGCGCACTCGGCGGCGGAACCGTGTCGTTGTTCGCGGCGATTTCGAACGAACGACGGCATCTGGATGTCGCTCTCGATACTGAGGGAAACGAATTAGTCGACGCGGGCGCGGCACCGTTCTCCGCCGACGCACAGGCGTTCGCCGAGCTCGCAGCAGAGACGCGGTCGTGGTACGTCATCCGCGCACTCGAACTGGCGGAGGGGCCACTCGGTGTCGAATCGCTCGCCGCCCAGATCGCGACACTCGAAGAGACGGATGCGCAGCAAGTACAGATCGAGTTAGTTCATAGCCGACTCCCGAAACTGGCCGCCGACGGGCTGGTTCACTACGACCCGGACGTTGACGTTGTGCGGTCCGGCGACCGTGTGCCGGTAGTGATACAGGCGAGCGACGAACTAGCGATAGCCGGTGATAACGTCACTCCACTCGACCAGTAA
- a CDS encoding SdpI family protein, with the protein MNTRHRFALAGGFVVLSAIVSVIAAPALPDQVVSNWNAAGEPSGTMSKTLAVGLVPVLGAGLLGVFAVIPRIDPLRANIDEFRPYYDWFVVIFTAYLFLIHAGIIAFNLGYEFDFVYLILFGGAGLFYYCGVVLTHAKRNWFVGIRTPWTLSNEEVWNRTHALGGKLFKLTALLTVGGLLFGEYALYFFLVPAVATAAITVVYSFYLYEQIERDDSSSPGSGL; encoded by the coding sequence ATGAACACTCGTCATCGGTTCGCGCTGGCAGGCGGCTTCGTCGTGCTTTCGGCGATCGTGAGCGTGATTGCAGCACCTGCGCTCCCCGACCAGGTCGTTTCGAACTGGAACGCCGCCGGCGAACCGAGCGGGACCATGTCCAAAACACTTGCAGTCGGGCTCGTTCCCGTGTTGGGTGCGGGCTTACTCGGCGTATTCGCCGTTATTCCTCGAATTGACCCACTTCGGGCGAACATCGACGAATTTCGTCCCTATTACGACTGGTTCGTCGTCATCTTCACAGCGTATCTGTTCCTCATTCACGCCGGCATTATCGCGTTCAATCTCGGCTACGAATTCGACTTCGTCTACCTGATCCTGTTCGGAGGAGCTGGGCTCTTTTATTACTGCGGAGTCGTGCTCACACACGCCAAGCGAAATTGGTTTGTCGGTATCCGGACGCCGTGGACGCTCAGTAACGAAGAAGTCTGGAATCGAACGCACGCTCTCGGTGGGAAACTATTCAAGCTGACCGCACTACTCACGGTGGGCGGACTCCTGTTCGGCGAATACGCACTGTACTTCTTCCTCGTACCGGCAGTAGCCACCGCCGCCATCACCGTTGTATATTCGTTCTATCTGTACGAACAGATCGAACGGGATGACTCCTCTTCGCCAGGTTCAGGTCTATAG
- a CDS encoding IclR family transcriptional regulator, giving the protein MTLSDGGQTTTKTINSVETSFRLVEALRRLDDAGVSELADELELPPSTTYIHLNTLMKLGYVIKDDHRYRLSFQFLNLGGSVRKRFDMYQRAQEAVDLIARYTGETAGFGTTENGMRVILYRAKGQHAVADNKPLGDYSYMHHTSIGKAMLAYLPEAEIDEIIDRYGLPAATPNTITDREHLEAELERVRTREYALDDEEHIVGIRGIAVPVQNEAQEVHGAIGVAGPKRRFRPSYLTRLLEVLNYNRNVIELKHSYYG; this is encoded by the coding sequence ATGACACTCAGCGATGGGGGCCAGACCACGACGAAGACGATCAACTCCGTGGAGACCTCGTTCCGGCTTGTCGAGGCGCTCCGGCGGCTCGACGATGCCGGCGTATCGGAACTCGCGGACGAACTGGAGCTGCCACCGAGTACAACCTACATCCACCTGAACACCCTGATGAAACTGGGGTATGTCATCAAGGACGATCACAGGTACCGCCTCTCCTTTCAGTTCTTGAACCTCGGTGGCTCGGTGCGCAAACGGTTCGATATGTATCAGCGGGCTCAGGAGGCGGTCGACCTCATCGCCCGGTACACCGGTGAAACCGCGGGTTTTGGGACGACAGAAAACGGTATGCGGGTGATTCTCTACCGGGCGAAAGGACAGCACGCGGTTGCGGACAACAAACCCCTCGGCGACTACAGCTACATGCACCACACGTCCATCGGCAAAGCGATGCTCGCCTACCTTCCGGAGGCGGAAATCGACGAGATTATCGATCGATACGGCCTCCCGGCGGCAACCCCGAACACGATCACCGACCGAGAGCACCTCGAGGCGGAACTCGAACGGGTTCGAACGCGCGAGTACGCCCTTGACGACGAAGAACACATCGTCGGGATCCGTGGGATCGCGGTTCCTGTCCAGAACGAAGCACAGGAGGTTCACGGCGCAATCGGCGTCGCAGGCCCCAAACGCCGCTTCCGGCCGAGCTATCTCACTCGGTTACTCGAAGTGTTGAACTACAATCGGAACGTGATCGAGTTGAAACACTCGTACTATGGCTGA
- a CDS encoding threonine ammonia-lyase gives MGDRYEPVESPDETTIFAYHDLTPPTLGDVYEARAVVRQHLPRTPLVRSEFLSRELDADVYLKREDTLPTGAFKVRGGINLCSQLDDEFTDRGLIAASTGNHGQSVAYAGRAFDVPVTIAVPEDPNQDKVTAMEHLGATVRSGGRDYDEAREWAESQAAEHGYRYVHSANEPALIAGVGTAGLEVLEDLPAVDTVLCPVGGGSSAAGYCLTVGATGCDVVGIQSTEADAMTQAWRTGSLEPKPSADTYAEGLQSRVPFALTVDILRERLTEMRTVGDEAIRDAIRRTLAEEHILLEGAGAAAIAGALQLKEAVAGDTVVIQLSGRNLAQEKLQQLLTVPPGATSAE, from the coding sequence ATGGGCGATCGCTACGAGCCAGTAGAGTCACCGGATGAGACGACGATTTTCGCGTATCACGACCTCACGCCACCAACGCTGGGGGACGTATACGAGGCACGAGCCGTCGTTCGCCAGCACTTGCCGCGGACACCGCTCGTTCGAAGCGAGTTTCTCTCCCGCGAACTCGATGCCGACGTCTATCTCAAGCGTGAGGATACGCTCCCGACGGGCGCGTTCAAGGTGCGCGGGGGGATCAACCTCTGTTCGCAACTGGACGATGAGTTCACCGACCGCGGACTGATCGCCGCGAGTACCGGCAACCACGGCCAATCGGTTGCGTATGCGGGCCGGGCGTTCGACGTGCCGGTCACGATTGCCGTCCCAGAGGACCCAAATCAGGACAAGGTCACGGCGATGGAGCACCTCGGGGCGACGGTGCGATCGGGAGGGCGGGACTACGACGAAGCTCGCGAGTGGGCCGAATCCCAGGCCGCCGAACACGGGTATCGATACGTCCACTCCGCAAACGAACCCGCCCTCATCGCCGGCGTCGGCACCGCCGGACTCGAGGTACTCGAGGACCTCCCGGCGGTCGATACCGTCCTCTGTCCCGTCGGTGGTGGCTCGAGTGCGGCCGGCTACTGTTTGACCGTCGGCGCGACCGGCTGTGACGTCGTCGGCATTCAGTCGACCGAGGCCGATGCCATGACCCAGGCGTGGCGAACCGGCTCCCTGGAGCCGAAACCGAGCGCAGACACGTATGCGGAAGGGCTCCAGTCGCGTGTCCCGTTTGCGCTCACGGTCGACATCCTCAGAGAGCGGTTGACCGAGATGCGAACCGTCGGCGACGAGGCGATCCGGGACGCGATCCGCCGAACCCTCGCCGAGGAACACATCCTCCTCGAGGGCGCGGGTGCGGCAGCGATCGCGGGCGCACTGCAACTGAAGGAGGCGGTTGCGGGCGACACAGTCGTCATCCAGCTGTCCGGGCGCAACCTTGCACAGGAGAAGTTACAGCAGTTACTCACCGTCCCACCGGGGGCGACCTCAGCAGAATGA
- a CDS encoding amidohydrolase, whose amino-acid sequence MTPPLSRDELIELRRDLHRYPEPAWCEYYTTSRLVDAIEEIGVDELHLGRDVHADEQRMALPPKRERERWYDRAVDRDARSDVLEQARGGFTGGIAVLRQGPGPVVALRVDMDALYQSEATTPTHRPQAAAFRSTNDGVMHACGHDGHMAIGVGVLQAIKDSEFDGVFKLLFQPAEETAGGAKSMAASGHVDDVDYFFGLHLGLGRPTGSLVAGIVKPLAVSNFDVEFTGQAAHAGNEPHVGKNCMQAAATAVQELYAIPRHSDGVTRVNIGQLESGTSPNAIAASASLRGEVRGETNAIHDYMERRFRRIIRATGEMHECDADIEITSDVPRVDSDRTLSKHVAEVAAQHDAITDIDLTAEFGASEDATHLMQAVEGTGGSAVYSIIGTDHPGGHHSPTFDIDEQSIGVGIEILTDAISRIDALESATQ is encoded by the coding sequence ATGACGCCACCGCTCTCTCGGGACGAGCTGATCGAGCTCAGACGCGACCTCCACCGCTATCCCGAACCGGCGTGGTGTGAGTACTATACGACGAGTCGACTCGTCGATGCAATCGAGGAGATCGGTGTCGACGAACTCCATCTCGGTCGGGACGTCCACGCCGACGAGCAACGCATGGCACTCCCACCGAAACGCGAGCGCGAGCGATGGTACGACCGTGCCGTCGACCGAGACGCGAGATCGGACGTGTTGGAGCAGGCGAGAGGGGGGTTCACCGGCGGGATCGCGGTACTCAGACAGGGACCCGGTCCCGTGGTCGCGCTTCGCGTCGACATGGACGCACTGTATCAGTCGGAAGCGACCACACCGACCCACCGGCCGCAGGCGGCTGCGTTTCGCTCGACGAACGACGGCGTGATGCACGCCTGTGGCCACGATGGGCATATGGCGATCGGCGTCGGGGTGTTGCAGGCGATCAAGGACAGCGAGTTCGACGGTGTCTTCAAACTGCTCTTCCAGCCGGCAGAGGAGACCGCCGGCGGCGCGAAGTCGATGGCGGCCAGTGGCCACGTCGACGACGTCGACTATTTCTTCGGGCTGCATCTGGGACTCGGTCGGCCCACCGGGTCGCTCGTCGCAGGAATCGTCAAACCGCTCGCGGTCAGTAACTTCGACGTCGAGTTCACCGGGCAGGCGGCCCACGCGGGCAACGAACCCCACGTCGGCAAGAACTGCATGCAAGCCGCCGCGACCGCCGTCCAGGAACTGTACGCGATTCCGCGCCACTCCGACGGGGTAACCCGCGTCAATATCGGCCAGCTCGAGTCGGGAACCTCGCCGAATGCGATCGCCGCGTCCGCCTCGCTTCGGGGTGAAGTCCGCGGCGAGACGAACGCGATTCACGACTACATGGAACGGCGGTTCCGGCGAATCATTCGCGCGACGGGAGAGATGCACGAGTGTGACGCTGACATCGAGATTACGAGCGATGTCCCGCGAGTCGATAGTGATCGAACGCTCAGCAAACACGTCGCTGAGGTTGCAGCCCAGCACGACGCCATCACAGACATCGATCTGACCGCCGAGTTCGGGGCCAGCGAGGACGCGACGCACCTGATGCAGGCAGTCGAGGGGACCGGTGGCTCGGCGGTGTACTCGATCATCGGGACGGACCATCCGGGCGGTCACCACTCGCCGACGTTCGACATCGACGAACAGAGCATCGGGGTTGGGATCGAGATCCTCACAGACGCGATCAGTCGTATCGACGCACTCGAATCGGCCACGCAGTGA
- a CDS encoding RraA family protein, which translates to MSIEDTELCDRYAGLYTGAVTDSLDELGYENQTLPSEINPIDDEFVTAGFAYPVRGRPDDDADYDENIRRFLEMLSDAPENSVIAYETHDDDAAHIGELSTTALQERGCRGAIVDGGARDLGYILEQGFPVFSRYRTPADAPPRWRLDEWNVSIEVGDIQITPGDVLVGDIDGVVCVPADRRVEVLERAEALVETEDDVRAAVREGVDPVTAYERYGTF; encoded by the coding sequence ATGTCAATCGAAGACACGGAGCTCTGTGACCGATACGCCGGGCTCTATACGGGTGCGGTGACCGATAGCCTCGACGAACTCGGCTACGAGAACCAGACACTTCCGAGTGAAATCAATCCAATCGACGACGAGTTTGTGACGGCGGGGTTCGCCTATCCGGTCCGCGGGCGCCCCGACGATGACGCCGACTACGATGAGAACATCCGGCGCTTCCTTGAAATGCTCAGCGACGCCCCCGAAAACAGCGTTATCGCATACGAAACCCACGACGACGACGCCGCACACATCGGGGAGCTGTCCACGACCGCCCTCCAGGAACGCGGGTGTCGGGGCGCGATCGTCGACGGCGGTGCTCGGGACCTCGGGTACATTCTCGAGCAAGGGTTTCCCGTGTTCAGCCGGTACCGAACACCGGCTGACGCGCCACCGCGCTGGCGACTCGACGAGTGGAACGTGTCGATCGAAGTCGGCGACATCCAGATCACCCCCGGAGACGTGCTGGTAGGGGATATCGACGGTGTCGTCTGTGTCCCTGCAGACCGCCGGGTGGAGGTGCTCGAGCGGGCCGAAGCCCTCGTCGAGACCGAAGACGACGTTCGAGCGGCGGTTCGTGAGGGGGTCGACCCGGTCACGGCGTATGAACGCTACGGCACGTTCTGA
- a CDS encoding RidA family protein codes for MRPIEPTDGASTSYPYSSGIVEGPAVYVSGHIGTDPETGEVVDGGIEAETKQALANIAAVLEAADASLEDVVKTTVYLTDADDFEGFNAAYESQLSEPYPARTTVVSDLVVDAAIEIDVVATVS; via the coding sequence ATGCGGCCAATAGAACCAACCGATGGTGCATCGACGTCGTACCCATACTCCTCCGGCATCGTGGAGGGACCGGCAGTCTACGTGTCCGGACACATCGGCACCGATCCCGAGACGGGCGAGGTCGTCGATGGAGGGATCGAGGCCGAAACGAAACAGGCACTCGCAAACATCGCGGCAGTGCTCGAGGCAGCAGACGCCTCGCTCGAGGACGTCGTCAAGACGACCGTGTACCTGACCGATGCCGACGATTTTGAGGGGTTCAACGCGGCCTACGAATCCCAACTGTCCGAACCGTACCCTGCGCGGACGACGGTCGTGTCCGATCTGGTCGTCGACGCAGCGATCGAGATCGACGTCGTAGCGACGGTGTCGTAG
- a CDS encoding ABC transporter substrate-binding protein, giving the protein MAGTAVGLSGCLGEDDDDHDLPAPEDDEEYEELDTIEWVGISRDAAPLRNEAQGMIADQWAELGIDVNVDIRDLSGLFDRWYDRDFDVLTLWVVARPDRLDPFFMLVHNFHSDYADEGENAIQFRSDEYDELADRIRSEMDEDARQEAVMEAQEILAEEQPVIPIYHQDALSAANESSFGGWTEQIGAYPYWSVAVLDNLEPVDGQDQFTLASLEEPTTIHPMAIQGNAAAEATKMIFSRLVRYTTDGEPEPAAASEIEVVDDTTVEVELREDITFHDGESLTADDVQFTMDYYQEYEVPYMAGYYDVVESVDVVDDETVHFNLEEPDASFTTVSLSQLNILPQHIWEDVVDDEGISHPNEYTDDEVYVGSGPFEFVTYDPQDQIVYETYDDYPLAEIDFETLVWSLYGSESTAFGAVEQGEADCIQEIQVTHFEEAEANEDLKATASESHGVTSVWLQNERDPFTDQAFRQALAHVTDKQRVVQVILEGRGQEATSQIAPANDAWHNPDLPAYDGGVEEAIDVLSDAGYRWDDGTLLAPADRFTE; this is encoded by the coding sequence GTGGCGGGGACTGCTGTTGGACTGTCAGGGTGTCTTGGGGAGGACGACGACGACCACGACCTGCCGGCACCGGAGGACGACGAAGAGTACGAAGAACTCGATACGATCGAGTGGGTCGGCATCTCGCGTGACGCGGCGCCCCTTCGGAACGAAGCGCAGGGGATGATCGCCGACCAGTGGGCGGAACTCGGCATCGACGTGAACGTCGATATCCGGGATCTGAGCGGACTGTTCGATCGCTGGTACGATCGGGATTTCGATGTCCTGACACTCTGGGTCGTCGCGCGACCGGACCGACTCGACCCGTTCTTCATGCTGGTGCACAACTTCCACTCCGATTACGCGGACGAAGGGGAGAACGCGATCCAGTTCCGAAGCGACGAGTACGACGAACTTGCGGATCGAATTCGAAGCGAAATGGACGAAGACGCCCGCCAGGAGGCAGTCATGGAGGCCCAGGAGATTCTGGCCGAGGAACAGCCCGTCATCCCGATTTACCATCAGGATGCGCTCTCCGCAGCGAACGAATCGTCTTTCGGCGGGTGGACTGAGCAGATCGGTGCGTATCCGTACTGGAGCGTTGCGGTTCTCGACAACCTCGAGCCGGTCGATGGCCAGGATCAGTTTACGTTGGCGTCGCTCGAGGAGCCGACAACGATTCACCCGATGGCAATCCAGGGGAACGCAGCGGCCGAGGCGACGAAGATGATCTTCTCGCGGCTGGTTCGGTACACAACCGACGGCGAACCGGAACCAGCCGCCGCGAGTGAAATCGAGGTCGTGGACGATACGACAGTCGAAGTGGAGTTACGCGAGGATATCACGTTCCACGATGGTGAATCGCTGACGGCCGACGACGTGCAGTTCACGATGGACTACTATCAGGAATACGAGGTCCCGTACATGGCTGGCTACTACGACGTCGTCGAAAGCGTCGACGTCGTCGACGATGAGACGGTCCATTTCAACCTCGAGGAGCCCGACGCCTCGTTTACGACGGTCTCGCTCTCCCAGCTTAACATCCTCCCCCAACACATCTGGGAGGACGTCGTCGACGACGAAGGGATCTCTCATCCCAACGAGTACACCGACGACGAGGTGTACGTCGGCAGCGGCCCGTTCGAGTTCGTGACCTACGATCCCCAGGATCAGATCGTCTACGAAACGTACGACGACTACCCCCTCGCGGAGATCGACTTCGAGACGCTCGTCTGGTCGCTCTACGGGTCCGAGTCGACCGCCTTCGGGGCCGTCGAGCAGGGAGAAGCCGACTGCATCCAGGAGATCCAGGTCACCCACTTCGAAGAAGCAGAGGCGAATGAGGACCTCAAAGCGACCGCGTCAGAATCCCACGGCGTGACGAGCGTCTGGTTACAGAACGAACGTGATCCGTTCACCGACCAGGCGTTCCGTCAGGCGCTCGCCCACGTGACCGACAAACAGCGTGTCGTTCAGGTGATCCTAGAAGGGCGCGGGCAGGAAGCGACGTCGCAGATCGCTCCCGCGAACGACGCGTGGCACAACCCCGACCTGCCGGCGTACGACGGTGGTGTCGAGGAGGCCATCGACGTCCTCTCCGACGCGGGCTATCGATGGGATGATGGAACGCTCCTCGCGCCAGCAGATCGATTCACAGAATGA
- a CDS encoding ABC transporter permease, producing MRLQYVLKRAGFAVGSIFVVANLLFFLFRLTPGDPSTVVADPTMPAEARQEILEQHGLTEPLYVQYVTYMQNLLTGDLGTSFQRNEPVLSILLDTTLNTIVLMLTSVLLAFGIGITIGAFLSWRRNTLIDTIGIGTIILFYAAPVFWTGMVGIMIFSFHLGWVPSGGMRSAGYSSDMLLDRYLSMDFLRHLALPLLVTTLYWLTAPTFIMRNNMIDVLGEDFIKMGRAQGLSERSLIYRHAARNSLLPVVHYGAIAVGFAFGGSVVIETVFSWPGVGRLMWQAVLQEDYPLAQGAFLMLATVIITLNFLVDMISVIIDPRTETETVT from the coding sequence ATGAGGCTACAGTATGTCCTCAAGCGGGCGGGGTTCGCTGTGGGGTCGATCTTCGTCGTCGCGAACCTCCTGTTCTTTCTGTTTCGGTTGACCCCCGGCGACCCGAGTACGGTCGTCGCCGACCCGACGATGCCCGCGGAGGCCAGACAGGAGATCCTCGAACAGCACGGCCTCACTGAACCACTGTACGTCCAGTACGTAACGTACATGCAGAACCTCCTGACGGGCGATCTCGGAACCTCGTTCCAGCGCAACGAGCCGGTTCTCTCGATCCTGCTCGATACCACGCTGAATACGATCGTGCTGATGCTCACCTCGGTGTTGCTCGCGTTTGGGATCGGAATCACGATCGGTGCGTTTCTGTCCTGGCGGCGAAACACCTTGATCGACACGATCGGTATCGGGACGATCATCCTGTTCTACGCCGCTCCTGTGTTCTGGACCGGGATGGTCGGGATCATGATCTTCTCGTTTCATCTCGGGTGGGTGCCATCGGGCGGGATGCGGAGTGCAGGCTACTCATCAGATATGCTACTCGACCGATACCTCTCGATGGACTTCCTGCGACACCTCGCGTTACCGCTTCTCGTGACGACGCTGTACTGGCTCACCGCGCCGACGTTCATCATGCGAAACAACATGATCGACGTCCTCGGCGAGGACTTCATCAAGATGGGGCGCGCCCAGGGGCTGTCCGAACGGAGTTTGATCTACAGACACGCGGCCAGAAACTCCCTGTTGCCCGTCGTACACTACGGGGCGATCGCGGTCGGCTTTGCGTTCGGCGGCTCCGTCGTCATCGAGACGGTGTTTTCCTGGCCGGGCGTCGGTCGGTTGATGTGGCAGGCAGTGCTTCAAGAGGACTATCCGCTTGCACAAGGGGCGTTCCTGATGCTCGCGACGGTCATCATCACACTGAACTTCCTGGTCGACATGATCAGCGTTATCATCGATCCACGGACTGAAACGGAGACGGTGACATAG